A section of the Lineus longissimus chromosome 1, tnLinLong1.2, whole genome shotgun sequence genome encodes:
- the LOC135486860 gene encoding BRCA1-associated ATM activator 1-like isoform X2 yields MNQQGLSNTEVGSVTIETDDSERMMRKFDKVFTLFCNPEVSIEDDTIPDRLLSCICEMLTLMSQKNGAVSLQEFLRLEGVDNLMTNAPLCHRNTKIAAFTLKVYALLGKIEGGYQLIAENGSLKKAFAGCRRSDMFLDATVREAWFTALEMMLTNHEALELVVEIGGINKIMKSLTDPSMFVSKSAIKLLKKILQCVEETSSQQKASDLESQGKLLTSGGITLELFGLLAYAVKEKDVTASTAMLNTLSDICATEGITKCLFLNNQHVILLSRCLEDASLIKPASELILKAMEHTNILPCPLPSLLAESSERLVRLHKLDDALRTAAKVLVVFESRDKLIHQKQRSLLQHPIRLLTQDSVSSVDPLQEFFDGKAIFRRATLCLVCRCKDLMKNSPEVEPVLTLRDLHTVLETTLTVGIPISTKWSQFLHGSVQIQKAAFDYLKLIADQKTACPKEDLEKTVAILIAILESADTDTGVMVKSIDTLLAFIACMLVCLHPFPNIGRLMQKLMCDVRWEVRDSALTFVAGVCASNSEKVTDWILEHNFQQFVMDGIKDSDNYVRATALSSIQQMFSCRQLWKTADQLEQLVDAAMEIITNDAEGFPRRSAMSLLCYLVKAGSIPETVLPKTYSCVASARNDFDWEVKLHAIEFWEGVIANTLLEGGSHLRNGNDIPSYAQTLFQNSFTLTCAADNDCDGGSEGTKRQKDYLEKLERLQSNHCLESLLSSAGDYDQSVKLKACEVLLDLRTKCESRGISSDFIDTELKKVGLTKADDTIEFGNFLSFSSDSMLNSETFIEVKVDGDCKCEHFSRTFQFLSILFSLDLDTLMRQLQQTTDEYVSNPESLLDDIIAWSTESEDILVDCY; encoded by the exons ATGAACCAACAAGGTCTGAGTAACACTGAGGTAGGGTCTGTTACCATTGAGACTGATGACAGTGAAAGGATGATGAGAAAGTTCGACAAGGTCTTCACCCTCTTCTGTAATCCAGAGGTCTCAATCGAAGATGACACCATTCCTGATCGACTTCTTTCTTGTATCTGTGAGATGCTGACCCTTATGTCTCAAAAGAATG GTGCCGTGAGCCTACAGGAGTTCCTGCGCCTTGAAGGGGTCGACAATCTCATGACGAATGCACCATTGTGTCATCGTAATACGAAGATTGCTGCATTTACGCTTAAAGTCTATGCCTTGCTTGGAAAGATTGAAGGAGGTTACCAGTTAATTGCAGAGAATGGTTCTCTAAAGAAAGCCTTTGCGGGGTGTCGTCGTTCTGACATGTTTCTGGATGCTACTGTGAGGGAGGCTTGGTTCACAGCGCTGGAGATGATGCTCACGAATCACGAGGCTTTGGAGTTGGTTGTGGAAATAG GTggtatcaataaaataatgaagtccCTGACAGATCCCAGTATGTTTGTGTCGAAATCTGCCATCAAATTGCTGAAGAAGATATTGCAGTGTGTTGAAGAGACATCTTCACAACAGAAAGCCAGTGATTTGGAGTCCCAAGGAAAGCTTCTAACTTCAGGAGGAATCACATTAGAATTGTTTGGTCTCTTGGCATATGCTGTCAAAGAAAAGGATGTGACTGCCTCCACTGCCATGCTGAATACGTTATCAGATATCTGCGCTACAGAAGGCATAACtaaatgcttatttttgaatAACCAGCATGTGATTCTCCTGTCCCGGTGTCTTGAAGATGCCAGCCTGATTAAGCCAGCGTCTGAACTTATCTTGAAGGCCATGGAGCACACAAA TATCCTGCCCTGTCCTCTACCTAGTCTGCTGGCTGAGAGCTCTGAACGCCTGGTGAGACTGCACAAGCTTGATGATGCCCTTAGAACAGCTGCTAAAGTTCTAGTCGTATTTGAATCCAG AGATAAGTTGATCCACCAAAAGCAAAGATCCCTTCTTCAGCATCCAATACGACTATTGACGCAAGACTCTGTTAGCTCTGTCGACCCTTTACAGGAATTCTTTGATGGGAAAGCCATCTTTAGGAGAGCGACACTTTGCCTGGTGTGTCGCTGTAAGGATCTCATGAAAAATAGCCCCGAG GTTGAACCAGTCCTGACTCTCCGTGACCTTCACACAGTTCTAGAAACAACGTTAACTGTCGGTATCCCAATCTCAACGAagtggtctcagtttctccatgGGTCAGTACAGATACAGAAAGCTGCCTTTGACTATTTGAAGTTAATTGCTGATCAAAAGACTGCCTGTCCTAAAGAAGATTTGGAGAAGACAGTGGCTATTTTGATTGCCATTCTGGAATCAGCTGATACAGATACTGGG GTTATGGTTAAATCCATTGACACATTACTTGCCTTCATCGCATGTATGCTCGTGTGTTTGCATCCATTTCCAAATATTGGCCGCCTCATGCAGAAGTTGATGTGTGATGTCAGGTGGGAGGTCAGGGATTCTGCTTTAACATTTGTTGCTGGAGTTTGTGCATCAAATTCAG AGAAAGTAACTGATTGGATCCTGGAGCACAACTTTCAGCAGTTCGTTATGGATGGTATCAAAGATAGCGATAACTATGTCCGAGCTACAGCACTTTCTAGTATCCAACAGATGTTCAGTTGTCGACAATTGTGGAAAACTGCTGATCAACTG GAGCAGCTGGTTGATGCGGCCATGGAAATCATCACAAATGATGCAGAAGGCTTCCCACGCAGATCAGCCATGTCTCTTCTCTGTTACCTCGTCAAGGCTGGCTCTATCCCAGAGACAGTGCTCCCAAAGACTTACTCATGTGTTGCTAGTGCCAGGAATGACTTTGACTGGGAAGTGAAGTTACATGCAATCGAGTTCTGGGAAGGTGTGATTGCAAACACCTTGCTTGAAGGAGGCAGTCATCTGAGAAATGGGAATGACATTCCAAGTTATGCtcaaactttatttcaaaactcATTTACACTTACATGTGCAGCTGACAATGATTGTGACGGTGGCAGTGAAGGgacaaaaagacaaaaagacTACTTGGAGAAACTTGAGAGACTGCAATCGAATCACTGCCTCGAATCCTTACTGTCATCAGCTGGCGATTATGATCAGAGCGTCAAATTAAAAGCTTGTGAGGTTCTGTTAGATTTGCGGACAAAATGTGAATCTCGGGGCATAAGTTCTGATTTCATAGACACCGAGTTGAAGAAAGTTGGACTGACCAAAGCTGACGATACAATCGAATTTGGcaattttttatcattttccaGTGATTCAATGTTGAATTCTGAGACCTTTATAGAGGTAAAAGTTGATGGAGACTGCAAGTGTGAACATTTCTCTCGGACTTTTCAATTCTTATCCATTCTGTTTAGCTTGGACCTTGACACTTTGATGAGACAGTTGCAACAGACCACAGATGAGTATGTGTCCAATCCTGAATCCTTATTGGACGACATCATTGCCTGGTCAACTGAATCCGAGGATATCTTAGTGGATTGTTATTGA
- the LOC135486860 gene encoding BRCA1-associated ATM activator 1-like isoform X1 yields the protein MTIFRKTQFTMNQQGLSNTEVGSVTIETDDSERMMRKFDKVFTLFCNPEVSIEDDTIPDRLLSCICEMLTLMSQKNGAVSLQEFLRLEGVDNLMTNAPLCHRNTKIAAFTLKVYALLGKIEGGYQLIAENGSLKKAFAGCRRSDMFLDATVREAWFTALEMMLTNHEALELVVEIGGINKIMKSLTDPSMFVSKSAIKLLKKILQCVEETSSQQKASDLESQGKLLTSGGITLELFGLLAYAVKEKDVTASTAMLNTLSDICATEGITKCLFLNNQHVILLSRCLEDASLIKPASELILKAMEHTNILPCPLPSLLAESSERLVRLHKLDDALRTAAKVLVVFESRDKLIHQKQRSLLQHPIRLLTQDSVSSVDPLQEFFDGKAIFRRATLCLVCRCKDLMKNSPEVEPVLTLRDLHTVLETTLTVGIPISTKWSQFLHGSVQIQKAAFDYLKLIADQKTACPKEDLEKTVAILIAILESADTDTGVMVKSIDTLLAFIACMLVCLHPFPNIGRLMQKLMCDVRWEVRDSALTFVAGVCASNSEKVTDWILEHNFQQFVMDGIKDSDNYVRATALSSIQQMFSCRQLWKTADQLEQLVDAAMEIITNDAEGFPRRSAMSLLCYLVKAGSIPETVLPKTYSCVASARNDFDWEVKLHAIEFWEGVIANTLLEGGSHLRNGNDIPSYAQTLFQNSFTLTCAADNDCDGGSEGTKRQKDYLEKLERLQSNHCLESLLSSAGDYDQSVKLKACEVLLDLRTKCESRGISSDFIDTELKKVGLTKADDTIEFGNFLSFSSDSMLNSETFIEVKVDGDCKCEHFSRTFQFLSILFSLDLDTLMRQLQQTTDEYVSNPESLLDDIIAWSTESEDILVDCY from the exons ATGACAAT TTTCAGAAAAACTCAATTCACTATGAACCAACAAGGTCTGAGTAACACTGAGGTAGGGTCTGTTACCATTGAGACTGATGACAGTGAAAGGATGATGAGAAAGTTCGACAAGGTCTTCACCCTCTTCTGTAATCCAGAGGTCTCAATCGAAGATGACACCATTCCTGATCGACTTCTTTCTTGTATCTGTGAGATGCTGACCCTTATGTCTCAAAAGAATG GTGCCGTGAGCCTACAGGAGTTCCTGCGCCTTGAAGGGGTCGACAATCTCATGACGAATGCACCATTGTGTCATCGTAATACGAAGATTGCTGCATTTACGCTTAAAGTCTATGCCTTGCTTGGAAAGATTGAAGGAGGTTACCAGTTAATTGCAGAGAATGGTTCTCTAAAGAAAGCCTTTGCGGGGTGTCGTCGTTCTGACATGTTTCTGGATGCTACTGTGAGGGAGGCTTGGTTCACAGCGCTGGAGATGATGCTCACGAATCACGAGGCTTTGGAGTTGGTTGTGGAAATAG GTggtatcaataaaataatgaagtccCTGACAGATCCCAGTATGTTTGTGTCGAAATCTGCCATCAAATTGCTGAAGAAGATATTGCAGTGTGTTGAAGAGACATCTTCACAACAGAAAGCCAGTGATTTGGAGTCCCAAGGAAAGCTTCTAACTTCAGGAGGAATCACATTAGAATTGTTTGGTCTCTTGGCATATGCTGTCAAAGAAAAGGATGTGACTGCCTCCACTGCCATGCTGAATACGTTATCAGATATCTGCGCTACAGAAGGCATAACtaaatgcttatttttgaatAACCAGCATGTGATTCTCCTGTCCCGGTGTCTTGAAGATGCCAGCCTGATTAAGCCAGCGTCTGAACTTATCTTGAAGGCCATGGAGCACACAAA TATCCTGCCCTGTCCTCTACCTAGTCTGCTGGCTGAGAGCTCTGAACGCCTGGTGAGACTGCACAAGCTTGATGATGCCCTTAGAACAGCTGCTAAAGTTCTAGTCGTATTTGAATCCAG AGATAAGTTGATCCACCAAAAGCAAAGATCCCTTCTTCAGCATCCAATACGACTATTGACGCAAGACTCTGTTAGCTCTGTCGACCCTTTACAGGAATTCTTTGATGGGAAAGCCATCTTTAGGAGAGCGACACTTTGCCTGGTGTGTCGCTGTAAGGATCTCATGAAAAATAGCCCCGAG GTTGAACCAGTCCTGACTCTCCGTGACCTTCACACAGTTCTAGAAACAACGTTAACTGTCGGTATCCCAATCTCAACGAagtggtctcagtttctccatgGGTCAGTACAGATACAGAAAGCTGCCTTTGACTATTTGAAGTTAATTGCTGATCAAAAGACTGCCTGTCCTAAAGAAGATTTGGAGAAGACAGTGGCTATTTTGATTGCCATTCTGGAATCAGCTGATACAGATACTGGG GTTATGGTTAAATCCATTGACACATTACTTGCCTTCATCGCATGTATGCTCGTGTGTTTGCATCCATTTCCAAATATTGGCCGCCTCATGCAGAAGTTGATGTGTGATGTCAGGTGGGAGGTCAGGGATTCTGCTTTAACATTTGTTGCTGGAGTTTGTGCATCAAATTCAG AGAAAGTAACTGATTGGATCCTGGAGCACAACTTTCAGCAGTTCGTTATGGATGGTATCAAAGATAGCGATAACTATGTCCGAGCTACAGCACTTTCTAGTATCCAACAGATGTTCAGTTGTCGACAATTGTGGAAAACTGCTGATCAACTG GAGCAGCTGGTTGATGCGGCCATGGAAATCATCACAAATGATGCAGAAGGCTTCCCACGCAGATCAGCCATGTCTCTTCTCTGTTACCTCGTCAAGGCTGGCTCTATCCCAGAGACAGTGCTCCCAAAGACTTACTCATGTGTTGCTAGTGCCAGGAATGACTTTGACTGGGAAGTGAAGTTACATGCAATCGAGTTCTGGGAAGGTGTGATTGCAAACACCTTGCTTGAAGGAGGCAGTCATCTGAGAAATGGGAATGACATTCCAAGTTATGCtcaaactttatttcaaaactcATTTACACTTACATGTGCAGCTGACAATGATTGTGACGGTGGCAGTGAAGGgacaaaaagacaaaaagacTACTTGGAGAAACTTGAGAGACTGCAATCGAATCACTGCCTCGAATCCTTACTGTCATCAGCTGGCGATTATGATCAGAGCGTCAAATTAAAAGCTTGTGAGGTTCTGTTAGATTTGCGGACAAAATGTGAATCTCGGGGCATAAGTTCTGATTTCATAGACACCGAGTTGAAGAAAGTTGGACTGACCAAAGCTGACGATACAATCGAATTTGGcaattttttatcattttccaGTGATTCAATGTTGAATTCTGAGACCTTTATAGAGGTAAAAGTTGATGGAGACTGCAAGTGTGAACATTTCTCTCGGACTTTTCAATTCTTATCCATTCTGTTTAGCTTGGACCTTGACACTTTGATGAGACAGTTGCAACAGACCACAGATGAGTATGTGTCCAATCCTGAATCCTTATTGGACGACATCATTGCCTGGTCAACTGAATCCGAGGATATCTTAGTGGATTGTTATTGA